TACGATTACATCTATATCGATAATCGTTGGTGGCAGAAGCTTCCCGCGGCGCCGTTTACGTTGGCTGAAATGGGGCTGGAAGCCAGTTGTGTGCAAACGGTGGCAGAAGTTTGGGATAATTCACATACTAACTTCCGCCGTTTGTTGGATATTACGAAGTGTTGAAAAAGATGCCACCTACTAAAAAGAAATCCTCTATTTCAAAAGCCAGCCCTGTGTGGGTCTCTGTGGTTGTGCCGGTGTACAACGAAGTAAAAAACGTACCCCTGCTACACCAGAAGATCAAAGCCGCCATGCAAGCTGCCAAGTACCGCTGGGAATTGGTGCTGGTGGATGATGGTAGCTCGGATGGTAGCTTGCAAGCCATGGAAGTGCTGGCGGCGCGTGATCAAAAGCACACCCGCGTGGTGGCCCTGCGGCGCAATTTTGGCCAAACCGCGGCCATCTCGGCTGGTATTGATTTTTCTTGTGGCGAGATCATCGTCTTGATGGATGGTGACTTGCAAAATGACCCCGACGACATTCCCAAGCTGCTGGCCGAGATCGAAAAGGGCTTTGACGTGGTGAGCGGTTGGCGCAAGTACCGCAAAGACAATTTCATCACGCGCACTTTTCCTTCGATGGTGGCTAACGCGCTGATCTCGAAAGTGACCGGGGTGAAGTTGCATGATTACGGGTGCACGCTCAAAGCGTACCGCCGTGAAGTGCTGACCGGCTTCCGCTTATATGGCGAGATGCACCGTTTTATTCCCGCCTATGCCGGTTATGTAGGCGCCACGATCACGGAGGTGCCGGTACAGCACCATCCACGCAAATACGGCTCCAGCAAGTATGGCTTGGAGCGCACGGTCAAAGTGGTGCTGGATCTGTTCACCGTGAAATTCTTGAGCGGCTATGTAAACAAGCCGATCTATCTGTTTGGCGGGGTGGGCCTCGGGTTAAGTGGCATCGGCTTCCTGGGCCTGCTGTTTCTGTTTGTGCGCAAGCTGCTCTATAGCACGGGTGTGGTGGATTCGCCGATCTTTATTCTTAGCGCGTTGCTATTTGCGATTGGGATCCAATCGGTGCTGCTGGGCTTGATCGCCGAAATGATGGTGCGCACCTATCACGAGTCGCAATCCAAGCCGATTTACCGCGTACGCTACGTAATCAATGAGCTCCCGGAGCGCTAAGCCTCATCCACCGCTGGCGCGCCTGAGTTGGTGGCGCGTACTCTCCACCGCGGCGGCATTGTTGTTGATGGTGTATCTGCTGCGCCAGCATTGGGCAGAGATCACCGAGGCGATCACGCGCATCCAGCCAGCACGCTTTGCTTTGGCCCTGGGGCTGATGCTGGTTTCGCGCCTGGCGGTTTCGGGCCGCTGGCATGTGCTGCTGCGCGGCGCGGGCATTCCGATCACCTGGCGCCAGAGCATACGCATCACCCTGGCGGGCTTGTTCGCCGGCAATTTTTTGCCCACCACGGTAGGCGGGGATGTGGCCCGGCTGGCGGGGGCGATCCAGCTTGGTTTTGATTCGGCGGTGGCGGCCGCCTCGTTGGTGGTAGACCGCCTGGTGGGGATGTTGGGCATGGCCTTGGCGATGCCGCTGGGGCTGCAAAAATTGCTCAGCGCGGGCGCCTGGCCGGCGGCGGGGCAGACCGGCTGGCTGGCGGCGCTAAGCTGGCCCGGCCGAATCGCCGGCTGGCTGCGCGCCGCGCGGCAGCGCGTGTGGGATGCGGTGCGCTTGTGGCTCACCCGGCCGCGCGCCCTGGCGGCCTCGTTGGGCTTCACCTTGCTGCACATGCTGTGCCTGTTCGCCGCCATGTACATCTTGCTGGCGGATCTGCACGATCCCCTTTCTTTTTGGACGATCGCCGGCTTGTGGAGCCTGGTCTATATCATCACGCTGGTGCCTTTCACCATCAATGCGCTGGGCCTACAAGAGATCAGTATCACTTTTGCCTTCAGCCAGCTTGGCGGCGTATCCGAGCCGCATAGCTTGATGTTCGCCGTGCTGGTGCGCTTGCTGTTCATGCTGGCTAGCCTGCCCGGGGCGCTATTTTTGGCGGACGTCTTGCCCAGCCTGGCAAAAGCCGAGCCGCTATCGAAAAAGATCGGCCAATGAAGTCTGTGCGCTTTTCGTTTGCTTCGCTAGATGCCGTATTGGCGCTGAAACTCAGCTTGCCACTTCTGGCGCTGCTGGTGTGGGGTGCCACGGTTCAGTTTGGCGCGCAGATCACCGCGCTGGAGCTGATCGTCACCTCGGCGCGTTTTCGCAGCGCATACTGGGCTTTGCAGGGCCTGGCCTTGCTGTTGGCGGCGCTGAGTGTGTTCGCCTGGGCCGGCGGCGCCGGGCGGCTGCTGGTCGGCCTGCAGGCCGGCCAAGCGCGCCTGGTGCGGGTGCGGCCGCTGGCGTTAGGTATGTTCCTGGCCGCGGGCATAGCGCTGCCGCTGCTACTATTTGGTTTTTACGGCAACTTTTTGCTTAGCACCTATCCTCGGCTGCTGGCCTTTGTAGCCTTTTGGCTGCTTGGCACCAGTGGGCTGGCTGCCTGGCGCCTGGCGTCTTGGCGCTCGCAAGCGTTGCCGGCGGCATTGATCCTGGCGAGCGTGTACTGTGCCGCCACGTTTCTAAACCTGGTCAGTACCTATCCCTTTTCCTTGGAATGGTCTGAGGTCAGCCGTTTTTATCAGGCCTCGTTTTACTTTAGTGAGAAGGTATATGGCGTGAAGTTACCTTTACCGGTAACCCATCCCACGCGCTATTTATTGCAGTCGCTACCTTTTGTGCTGTCCAACTCGCCCCTGTGGTTGCATCGCTTATGGCAGGCCGTGTTGTGGATCGTGCTGCCTTTGCTCACTAGCGTGCTGCTGGTGCGGCGGCTTAAGCTCGGCCCCTGGCGTGGCGCGCTGATCTTGTGGTTCTTCCTTTATCTGATGCAGGGTGCGGTGTTCTACCACTTGCTGCCCTGCATCTTTATCGTGCTGTGGGGCTTTGATGCCCAGCGGCCCTGGCGCAGCCTGGCTTGGGTGGTGCTGGCTTCGGCGTGGGCTGGGTTGAGCCGCGTAAATTGGCTACCGGTGCCGGGTGCGCTGGCCGCCATGCTCTATGTGCTCGAGACGCCTTGGCCGCAGGCCAACCCCCCCTTCTGGCGGTACCTGCTCACTCCGTTGGCGCTGGGCGCGGCCGGCTTGCTCTCGGCGGCCGGCGCCTACGCGCTGTACATTGCCAACTCCGGCGTAGAGGATGCTAGCCAGTTCGGCTCAGCCTTCACCTCGGATCTGCTGTGGCAGCGCCTGTGGCCGAGCGAACAGTTCCCTCTGGGGGTCTTGCCAGGGATCGTGCTAGTCTCTGCTCCCTTGCTGTTGCTGCTGTGGCAGCGCAGCCGCCAGCCGCAACGCGCCCTGGGCTTTGGGCGCGCCAGCTTGATCTTGGTCATTCTGGCGGTGCTATTTGCAGGCGGCCTGGTGGTGAGCGTCAAGATTGGCGGCGGTACTAACTTGCACAATATGGATGCTTACATGGTGCTACTGGGCGTGCTGGCGGCCTACTTCCTGGCCGGGGCGTACGCGCCTCAAGCTGGCGAGATCCAACCGTTGCAGGTGCCTGCCGGGCTGACCCTGCTGGCGGCGGCTGTGCCGGTCGTGTTGGCGTTGTTATTCAACGGCGCGCCGCTCAACCTGCCGGCGCGCGCGCAGGCCGAAGCAGCCTTGAGCGAGATCCAACAATTGGTGGCCGAGCAGACCGCTCAAGGCCACGAGGTATTGTTCATTTCGCAGCGCCAATTGGTTACCTTTCACATGGTGGATGCTCCGCTGGTGCACGAATATGAAAAACTCTTCTTGATGGAAATGGCCATCTCGAGCAATGACCCCTATCTGGCGCGTTTCCGCGATGGGTTGGAAGATCACCGCTTTGGATTGATCATCACCGATCCGTTGCATGACTATATCTATAGTGATGATCAAGACGATCTGGCGGCGGAGAACAATGCCTGGGTGCGCCAAGTGTCTGTGCCGGCGCTGTGTGCCTATGAGACGCTGAAGCGCTACCCCGAACTGGGCATCGAGATCCTGCAGCCGCGCATTCCCAAATGTACTGACTGATGGCGGCGCAACATATTCTGATCCTCAACAGTGAATACCCGCCGATCGGCGGCGGCGCCGGGAACGCCAGCGCCCAGGTGGCGCGCCATTTGGCGCAGTTGGGCCGCCAGGTCACCGTGCTGACGGCGCGCTTTGCCGATCTGCCGCATGACGAAGAACAGGATGGCGTGCGCGTGGTGCGCTTGCCGGCTCTGCGCGCCCAACAAGATCGCTCTGGCTCACTGGAGCAGATCTCGTTCCTGCTCTCGGCGGCGATTCTCGGGCTGCCCTGGTTGCTGCGGCTGCGCCCGCAGGCGGTGCTGGCCTTCTTCGGCGCTCCCAGCGGGCTAGCCGCCTGGTTTTGGTCGCTATTTGTGGCCGTGCCGTACATCGTTAGCTTGCGCGGCGGGGACGTGCCCGGTTTCCGCCCCTACGATTTTGCCCGCCAACATCGTCTGCTGGCACCTTGGCTGCGCCGCGTGTGGCGCCGTGCACATGCCGTGGTGGCCAATAGCCAGGGCTTGCATGATTTGGGGGCGCGCTTTGAGCCGCAGGTGCCGATCGCCATCATCCCCAACGGCGTGGATGCTGAGCGCTTCCAGGTGGCCGATCGCCAGTGGGCCCCGGCCCGCCTGTTGTTTGTTGGCCGGGTGGTGTACCAAAAAGGGATCGATCTATTGCTGGCTGCGCTGGCGGGCTTGACCACGCCAGAGTGGCACCTGACGATCGTAGGTGACGGCCCGCGCCGTGCCGAGCTGGCGGCCCAGGCCGAACAACTGGGAATCGCCCCGCGCGTCAATTTTGCCGGCTGGAAGAGCGGCGCCGAGCTGGCAGCTGCGTATGCACAAGCCAATTTATTTGCCTATGCCTCGCGCCATGAGGGCATGCCCAACGCACTGCTGGAGGCGATGGCCAGCGGCCTGCCGGCGGTGGCCACACGTATTGCCGGCAACGAGGAGCTGGTGGTACCGGGCGAAACCGGCCTGTTAGTCCCCGCGGAGGATGTGGCTACCCTGCGCGGCGCGCTGGCTACGCTGATGGCTGACCCGGCACAACGCCAGCGCTATGGGGCGGCGGCGCGCAAGCGCGCCCAGACACGCTATAGTTGGCAGGCCGTGGCCCAGCAGTACGCAGCTTTGCTGGACCAGGCGACGGAGTAAACCCATGTGTGGCATTTGTGGCATTGCAGACGGGAGCGGACGCAGCCTGGATCAGGCGGCGTTGCATCAGCTTAATACCGCGCTGGCCCACCGCGGCCCGGATGGTGAGGGGTATTACGAGCACAAGGGCGTCGGCTTGGGGATGCGCCGCCTGGCGATCATCGATGTAGCTGGCGGTGACCAGCCTATCTTTAACGAAGATCAATCGCTTGCGATAGTGTTCAATGGCGAGATCTACAGCTACCAGCATCTGCGCGCGAGGTTGCTGCAGCGCGGCCACCAGTTACGCACCAACAGTGATACCGAGTGCATCGTCCATCTCTATGAAGAAGAAGGCCCGGCTTGCTTGCGCCACTTGCGCGGCATGTTCGCACTGGCCCTGTGGGATGAAGGGCGCCAACGGCTCATGCTGGCGCGTGACCGCTTGGGCAAGAAGCCGATCTTCTACACCATCCAAGATGGCAAGCTGTATTGGGCGGCTGAGCTTAAGCCGCTGTTGAGCGTGCTGCCGCGCCAGCCCGAAGTAGAGCTGGCGGCGATCGATCAGTACCTAAGCCTGCAATACATCCCTGAACCTTACACGGCCTACCAAGGCGTGTATAAGCTGCCCGCCGCCAGCTACGCTATTTGGGAGCGCGGCGCGCTGCAGATTGAGCGCTACTGGGAGCCGGACTTCGAGCCCAAGTATACAGCCAGCGAAGCCGAGCTGAGCGCTGAGCTGCGCGAGATCGCCGCCGAGGCCGTGCGCCTGCGCCTAATCAGTGAGGTGCCCTTGGGCGCCCACCTGAGCGGCGGGATTGATTCCAGCATTGTTGTGGCGCTGATGGCCGAAGCCAGCCATGGCGCGGTCAAGACCTTCTCGGTAGGCTTTGAAGAGAGCAAATTCTCTGAGCTACCACTGGCGCGCCAAGTGGCTGAGCGCTACGGCTCAGAGCACCACGAGTTCATGCTCACTTTTGGTGACATCCCCACTACGCTCGAAACCCTGCTACAGCATTTTGGCGAGCCCTTCGCTGACCCTTCGGCCTTGCCGCTGTATCACCTCTCGCGGCTCACCCGTGAGCATGTGACCGTGGCGCTGAATGGTGATGGTGGTGACGAGTCCTTCGCTGGCTACCCGCGCTACTGGCTCGATCCGCTGGCGGATCGCTATCTGCGTTTGCCAGCCGCGGTCACACGCCGCATGGTGCCGGCGCTGGCTGGCGCTCTACCGGATGCGGCTGACCGCCCGGTGGGCCGCGGGCTGACTAATGGCATCAAGCGTCTGCCGCAACTCACCCAGGTAGATGCGCGGGCCAGCCTGCTGCGCTGGTCGTCTTACTTTAGCGTGGCACAAAAGGCTGCATTGTGGCAGCCCGGCCCGGCTGCTGGCTTGAATTTACATCAAGCTGAACAGGATATGGCCGCGGTATATGCTGCTGCGCCGGCGCGCACCCGGCTGGATCGAACGCTATACACTGATATCAAGACCTACCTGCCCGGTGGCCTGTTAGTGAAAGCAGACCGTATGACCATGGCCCATGGGCTCGAGGGGCGCTCGCCTTTCCTCGATCACATGTTGGTGGAGTGGGCGGCGCGCCTGCCGGTGCGCTATAAGCTGCGCGGCCGCCAGGGCAAGTATTTGCTGCGCAAGACTTTTGCCGATAAGCTGCCGGCGGAGGTGCTGGCGCACGGCAAGCAGGGCTTTGGCATCCCGGTGAATGCCTGGCTGCGCGGCCCGCTGGAAGGCTGGCTGCGTGAGCTCTTGCTGGGGCCGGATGCGCCGTTGGCGGGCTGGTTCCAGCGAGATGCGCTGGTGGCCCTGATCGCCGAGCACCAGGCCGGCAAGCAAGACCACGGCAAGCGTCTGTGGGCACTGGCTTGCCTGGCGTTGTGGAAGCGCAACGCCTGAAAAGACGGTATCCCCACTCCCGGGGATTCGGTATAATTGATTTTCTACGGGCGCGTAGCTCAGCTGGTTAGAGCGTTGCGTTGACATCGCAAAGGTCGTAGGTTCGAGTCCTATCGTGCCCACAGTTTTACAAAAGACCCCGTGTGGGTCTTTTTTGTTGAGCCGCAAGCAGCCTTCACGCACTGATTGACCCTACAGTCTTTTTTCTGCTAGAATGCTGGCACGCATGAACAAGCACGCAGGGTACGTGTACGTCTATTATTACGCCGAGACCACTCCGGCTGCTTTGCCCTGCGTTCAACTGGAAGACTAGTTTAGAAAAACAGACTTGTAACCCCAAAGACCACAGGCTAGCAGCCTGTGGTCTTTTTGTTTGCCTGGAGGAAACATGGCATTGCCACGCAGTGAAGTTGTGTCGGTACGGCGGCGCGAAATGGCGTTTAGCGAGGAACAGAATGCGGTATGGCAGCAGCTGTATGCGCGCCAGCTGCCGAATGTGCAGCAATTTGCTTGCCGCCAGTATCTGCAGGGATTGGAGCTGCTTGCCCTGCCCGCCGAACATATCCCGCAGCTCAAAGATCTGAACGCCGTGATCACGCCGCGCACGGGTTGGAGTACGGTGCGCACCACGGTACGCTATTCGGACGCGGTGCCCTGGTACCACCATTTCGCTAAACGCCAATTCCTCATCACGGATTACATGCGTGGCCGCCACGAGATGGACTTTACGCCGGAGCCGGACATGTTCCATGACATCTTTGGCCATTTACCATTTATGGTGCTGCCGGAATACACCGCTTTGCAAGATCTGTTCGCCCCCGCTTTTTTGCGGGCTAGCGCCGCGCAGCGCGAGAACATCAAACGCCTTGCCTGGTTCAGCACTGAGTTCGGATTGATCCAGCAGGCTGGTGAGATCAAGATTTTTGGCGCGGGGTTAATGTCTTCGTTTGGTGAGATCCAACATGTCATGGCCGGCAAAACCCCCCTGCGGCCGTTCAGCGTGGCGAATGTGATCGGCTACGAAAAAGCGATCTATACGTTTAATGAAGTGCTGTTCGTGATCGAGTCGATCGAGGCATTGCAAACCGAGCTGGCTGCCTACTTCGATAGCCTGGGATAAGTGTGCCCGTGCAAGAGTGCATGCTGGATGGTGCTTACTACCAGCAATGAAGCGCCGCTCCAGAACGCAGATGCGCGCCCTGTGCGAGCAATCATCGTCGCGCAACAGGAAGAGATCGATCCTATGAGGGCGTACGGGCACAGCCTAACCGCGCGCTTGGCTGGTAGCATAGCATTGCGGCCTCACGCGCGGTGCGAGGCTGGTTCCGTCGTCGCGCTTTTTGATAACAGCGCCAGCGTGCGCAACAACCCGCCCAATGGCCCAAAGGGCAGATTGAAGCCTAGCCAATAAGCCAGCTCAAAGGGCAACAGGGCAAAGGCCAGCCAGCGCCCGGCGGGCTTGTTAGCCCACAGCAGCCAGCCGCAGGCCACCTCAACTGCACACACCAGCACGAAGCCAGCGATCAGCGGCCAACTGGTGAACAGGCCGAACTGTTCAAAGAAGCGGCTAGTTTCATGGGTGGGGAAGCCCATTAAACGCCAGGCGAAGCCATAGCGGGCGAAGTACCAGCTGCCGTAGGCGGCGGGCAGCCCAAAACCGAGCCCGCTGAGGATGGCCAGCATTGCGGCGAACGTACGCATGCCTCAGTGTACTTGCTCGCGGGCTGTGTGCGCCGTATAATCTATGTACAGCTAAATAACCGCATTGACCGGGACGAGTAGCTGAACCCGTTGCCACCAGGAAGCCGAGGCCACTGACTGAAAGCCTTGGCTGGCAGCCTTCAGCAAAAACCCCCCGCGAGCGGTGAGCCGGAACGTTGCGCAACCCTGCGCAGCCAATAAGGTGAACGGGTGCTCCCGATACAGGGCAATCGAGATAGTCGAGCCAGTCTGCTAGTCACTTGGTCGGCTAAATTAGGTGGAACCGCGGACGAACAGTTCGCCCTAAAAACACGGGCGAGCTGTTTTTGTTTAACTCTCCAGCACTGCATGACCGATCAGCAGACTAACCGACCCGTTGTCCGATTGACTAGTCGACTAATAGACGAGGTTTTATGGCAAAGCAACAAGAGAAGTACGAAGATTCACAACTCTACAAGATCCGCCACTCGGCCGCGCACATCATGGCCCAGGCGGTCAGTGAGCTGTTTGCCCCTGGCGAAGCTAAAGTGGCCATCGGCCCGCCGATCGAGGATGGCTTCTACTATGATTTTGACTTGCCGCGCGCGCTGACCCCAGAAGACTTTCCAGCCATCGAGCAGCGCATGCGTGAGATCATCGCGGGCAATTTTGCATTTCAAAAACGCGTCGTCTCGGCGGATGAGGCTCGCCAGGAATTCAAAGATCAGCCGTACAAGCTCGAACTGATTGAGGGCCTGGACAAAGGCGGCTTTGATGAGAACGGCGAACCGCTAAAGACCAAACCGGAGATCTCGTTCTATACCCATGATGGCTTTACCGATTTGTGCCGCGGCCCGCATGTGGCCAGCACCCAGGCCATCGCCGCAGATGCGTTCAAGCTGATGAGCATCGCCGGCGCCTATTGGCGTGGTGACGAAGCTAATAAGCAATTGCAGCGCGTCTATGGCACGGCCTGGGAGAACGCCGAACAGTTGGCCGATTACCTCTGGCGCCAGGAGG
The DNA window shown above is from Anaerolineales bacterium and carries:
- a CDS encoding glycosyltransferase family 4 protein, whose amino-acid sequence is MAAQHILILNSEYPPIGGGAGNASAQVARHLAQLGRQVTVLTARFADLPHDEEQDGVRVVRLPALRAQQDRSGSLEQISFLLSAAILGLPWLLRLRPQAVLAFFGAPSGLAAWFWSLFVAVPYIVSLRGGDVPGFRPYDFARQHRLLAPWLRRVWRRAHAVVANSQGLHDLGARFEPQVPIAIIPNGVDAERFQVADRQWAPARLLFVGRVVYQKGIDLLLAALAGLTTPEWHLTIVGDGPRRAELAAQAEQLGIAPRVNFAGWKSGAELAAAYAQANLFAYASRHEGMPNALLEAMASGLPAVATRIAGNEELVVPGETGLLVPAEDVATLRGALATLMADPAQRQRYGAAARKRAQTRYSWQAVAQQYAALLDQATE
- a CDS encoding glycosyltransferase family 2 protein, which gives rise to MPPTKKKSSISKASPVWVSVVVPVYNEVKNVPLLHQKIKAAMQAAKYRWELVLVDDGSSDGSLQAMEVLAARDQKHTRVVALRRNFGQTAAISAGIDFSCGEIIVLMDGDLQNDPDDIPKLLAEIEKGFDVVSGWRKYRKDNFITRTFPSMVANALISKVTGVKLHDYGCTLKAYRREVLTGFRLYGEMHRFIPAYAGYVGATITEVPVQHHPRKYGSSKYGLERTVKVVLDLFTVKFLSGYVNKPIYLFGGVGLGLSGIGFLGLLFLFVRKLLYSTGVVDSPIFILSALLFAIGIQSVLLGLIAEMMVRTYHESQSKPIYRVRYVINELPER
- the asnB gene encoding asparagine synthase (glutamine-hydrolyzing), which translates into the protein MCGICGIADGSGRSLDQAALHQLNTALAHRGPDGEGYYEHKGVGLGMRRLAIIDVAGGDQPIFNEDQSLAIVFNGEIYSYQHLRARLLQRGHQLRTNSDTECIVHLYEEEGPACLRHLRGMFALALWDEGRQRLMLARDRLGKKPIFYTIQDGKLYWAAELKPLLSVLPRQPEVELAAIDQYLSLQYIPEPYTAYQGVYKLPAASYAIWERGALQIERYWEPDFEPKYTASEAELSAELREIAAEAVRLRLISEVPLGAHLSGGIDSSIVVALMAEASHGAVKTFSVGFEESKFSELPLARQVAERYGSEHHEFMLTFGDIPTTLETLLQHFGEPFADPSALPLYHLSRLTREHVTVALNGDGGDESFAGYPRYWLDPLADRYLRLPAAVTRRMVPALAGALPDAADRPVGRGLTNGIKRLPQLTQVDARASLLRWSSYFSVAQKAALWQPGPAAGLNLHQAEQDMAAVYAAAPARTRLDRTLYTDIKTYLPGGLLVKADRMTMAHGLEGRSPFLDHMLVEWAARLPVRYKLRGRQGKYLLRKTFADKLPAEVLAHGKQGFGIPVNAWLRGPLEGWLRELLLGPDAPLAGWFQRDALVALIAEHQAGKQDHGKRLWALACLALWKRNA
- a CDS encoding flippase-like domain-containing protein, translating into MSSRSAKPHPPLARLSWWRVLSTAAALLLMVYLLRQHWAEITEAITRIQPARFALALGLMLVSRLAVSGRWHVLLRGAGIPITWRQSIRITLAGLFAGNFLPTTVGGDVARLAGAIQLGFDSAVAAASLVVDRLVGMLGMALAMPLGLQKLLSAGAWPAAGQTGWLAALSWPGRIAGWLRAARQRVWDAVRLWLTRPRALAASLGFTLLHMLCLFAAMYILLADLHDPLSFWTIAGLWSLVYIITLVPFTINALGLQEISITFAFSQLGGVSEPHSLMFAVLVRLLFMLASLPGALFLADVLPSLAKAEPLSKKIGQ